From the genome of Triticum aestivum cultivar Chinese Spring chromosome 3B, IWGSC CS RefSeq v2.1, whole genome shotgun sequence, one region includes:
- the LOC123064913 gene encoding LEAF RUST 10 DISEASE-RESISTANCEUS RECEPTOR-LIKE PROTEIN KINASE-like 2.5, with the protein MCNTELQVTASSNLSLAPFGISDANQELFFLYNCSALPPPPAWAPMNCATGSKRPLNNSFAWLAGVYKPDDISRQVHRSCAASMMPVLGYKGATGVDYQRLMEDGFLLEYTAGDCAACMESGGTCRTNITNDIFECHCPDGFSSSNICAIMKTGTKIVLIVLAVTAATLISLCFYLLRHIKIRLWIPHSKKTSSNTEKNYEAMIAAYGSLAPKRYMYSEVMKITYSCKKQLGKGGYGVVFKGRLHDGRLVAVKFLHDCKGNGDEFVNEVLSIGRTSHVNVVSLFGFCLEGSKRALIYEYMPNGSLDKYIYSQNPKEVLGWERLYAVAIGIAHGLEYLHHRCNTRIVHFDIKPQNILLDKDFSPKIADFGLAKLCHTKERRLSMTGTRGTIGFIAPEVHSRTFGVVSTKSDVYSYGMMLLEMVGGRRNVKSVVNKSSEKYFPDWIYEHFAQDEGLKACEVTSEVEEIARKMTLIGLWCIQVLPMYRPTITKVLEMFEKCLDDLDMPPKQSFCELYESPTNNMEVQSAWSETEEIETLEICHVNDIPPARDIVKEVLCVEQGHTTRVSPAKRICYCHGYGLLHPCTTTNKDYSLEDIVSG; encoded by the exons ATGTGCAACACCGAGCTCCAAGTGACCGCCTCCTCCAACCTCAGCCTCGCGCCTTTTGGCATCAGCGACGCCAACCAGGAGCTCTTCTTCCTCTACAACTGCAGCGCCCTGCCGCCTCCGCCTGCATGGGCGCCCATGAACTGCGCCACTGGATCCAAGCGGCCGCTCAACAACTCATTTGCGTGGCTTGCTGGGGTGTACAAGCCAGACGACATTTCGAGGCAGGTGCACAGGAGCTGCGCGGCGTCGATGATGCCAGTGCTCGGGTACAAGGGGGCGACCGGGGTGGACTACCAGCGGCTGATGGAGGACGGGTTCCTTCTTGAGTACACGGCCGGCGACTGTGCGGCGTGCATGGAGAGCGGAGGAACTTGCCGGACTAATATCACCAACGATATCTTCGAGTGCCACTGCCCCGACGGATTTTCTTCGTCCAACATCTGCG CTATCATGAAGACCGGCACGAAGATTGTACTAATAG TTTTGGCAGTAACAGCTGCAACCTTGATCTCCCTCTGTTTTTATCTGCTGAGGCATATAAAGATAAGACTATGGATTCCCCATAGCAAGAAGACTAGCAGCAACACTGAAAAGAATTATGAGGCCATGATAGCAGCATATGGATCCCTAGCTCCTAAAAGATACATGTACTCAGAGGTAATGAAGATAACATATTCTTGCAAGAAACAACTTGGAAAAGGTGGTTATGGTGTGGTTTTCAAAGGAAGGCTACATGATGGTCGTTTGGTTGCTGTGAAATTCTTGCATGATTGCAAAGGAAATGGAGACGAGTTTGTGAATGAGGTTCTGAGCATTGGAAGAACCTCTCATGTTAATGTTGTTAgcttatttgggttttgtttggaggGATCAAAGCGAGCTcttatatatgagtatatgccgAATGGTTCCTTGGATAAGTATATTTACTCACAGAACCCCAAAGAAGTTTTAGGATGGGAGAGGCTCTATGCAGTAGCAATCGGGATTGCCCATGGCCTTGAATACTTACACCATAGATGTAATACTCGTATTGTCCATTTCGATATCAAGCCTCAAAATATTCTTCTAGACAAGGATTTTAGCCCGAAGATTGCTGATTTTGGTCTAGCTAAATTATGTCATACAAAGGAGAGAAGGCTTTCAATGACCGGTACTAGAGGAACAATTGGGTTCATCGCTCCAGAAGTCCACTCTCGAACCTTTGGAGTGGTTTCAACAAAGTCAGATGTTTATAGTTATGGAATGATGTTGTTGGAGATGGTTGGAGGTAGGAGAAATGTCAAATCAGTTGTAAATAAATCTAGCGAAAAGTATTTTCCAGATTGGATTTATGAGCACTTTGCCCAAGATGAAGGATTAAAAGCATGTGAAGTTACAAGCGAAGTTGAGGAAATTGCGAGAAAGATGACCTTAATTGGCTTGTGGTGCATACAAGTACTACCTATGTATCGCCCTACTATAACCAAAGTTCTAGAAATGTTTGAAAAATGCTTGGATGATTTGGACATGCCACCAAAGCAGAGCTTCTGTGAACTATA TGAGAGTCCAACTAATAATATGGAAGTACAAAGTGCATGGTCTGAGACCGAGGAG ATTGAAACGCTGGAGATATGCCATGTCAACGATATACCCCCCGCAAGGGATATTGTCAAGGAGGTGTTGTGCGTAGAGCAGGGGCACACGACAAGGGTAAGCCCCGCGAAGAGGATATGTTATTGTCACGGCTATGGATTATTGCACCCGTGCACCACCACCAACAAAGATTACTCGCTAGAGGATATTGTGTCAGGATAA